In bacterium, one DNA window encodes the following:
- a CDS encoding restriction endonuclease: MKMKEDKINLKDYCTKKIEKMYPGQSPLEITDSLDDILPKVESYFVTRKEVCDSRGVGAEYELCESLPHMIISYSLIHNESLWLANFRKCRATILRTMCSMPWQGFEKLCVDLLKISGVNPVKQTKTNQEGIDFIGLYNIDKEISLGIIPKKYQIKVIGQAKRYSKKVEPGLVRSFKTYYDETRNGQVDLPIWFTKNEGPILGIFYATSSFTRRAANFAQKEWIILKNGEQIIEDLTKLPIDKNWFSQDKKGELKFNKELFISRWTNRS; encoded by the coding sequence ATGAAGATGAAAGAGGATAAAATTAATCTCAAAGACTATTGCACCAAGAAAATAGAGAAAATGTATCCTGGACAAAGCCCACTTGAAATCACAGATAGTCTTGATGATATACTACCAAAGGTTGAATCATATTTTGTAACGCGAAAGGAAGTTTGCGATTCCAGAGGCGTAGGAGCTGAGTATGAACTGTGTGAGTCACTACCGCACATGATTATTAGCTATAGCCTCATACATAATGAAAGTCTTTGGTTGGCAAATTTCAGAAAATGTAGAGCAACTATTTTAAGAACAATGTGTAGTATGCCTTGGCAGGGATTTGAAAAACTATGTGTTGATTTACTAAAGATTTCTGGTGTGAATCCAGTAAAACAGACCAAAACGAATCAAGAAGGAATAGACTTTATCGGTTTATATAATATCGACAAAGAAATCTCATTGGGAATTATTCCCAAAAAATATCAGATAAAAGTAATTGGACAAGCAAAACGATACTCAAAAAAAGTAGAGCCAGGTTTGGTTCGATCATTCAAGACATACTATGACGAAACAAGAAATGGGCAAGTCGATTTGCCCATTTGGTTCACGAAAAACGAAGGGCCTATTTTGGGCATATTTTATGCTACCTCATCATTCACGCGGAGGGCTGCAAATTTTGCTCAAAAAGAATGGATAATATTAAAAAATGGTGAACAGATTATAGAGGATCTTACTAAATTACCTATTGATAAAAATTGGTTTTCGCAAGATAAAAAGGGGGAGTTAAAATTCAATAAAGAATTATTTATTTCAAGATGGACTAATAGATCTTAG
- a CDS encoding ParB/Srx family N-terminal domain-containing protein — translation MPRNKETTIYAELLNMKVERVKIEQIYLDPNNPRLEIPGKEKILDSRIVEPNIQNEYMSQIKSKGIVDLTESISTSGFWIVDRIVLRPLVADKYVVVEGNRRVAALKTLKENHEKGIKTLAKQIIGGIEKFEALKYTGSNPDIAWIIQGFRHTPGIKSWERYPKAKFFADFEKASSKELQDIASLFGIKPAKELTHLIRSYYAFEQAKQDDEYGDMLTPDKFGHFDEIIMVKEGLKIWLGWDDTSRKFTKTDNLRKYLSWATSQEDVKPRIDISPTTRDTLAKLVQPEYKKLFDKFSNGELNLIQCANELHQEETKRMPIDITDIIKHLRDAEQVINTLPIPKLQSPKSKEERLQRVNLVEILRKMINTSRLQINNLTRK, via the coding sequence ATGCCAAGAAATAAGGAAACAACAATTTACGCCGAACTATTAAATATGAAAGTAGAAAGAGTAAAGATAGAACAAATCTATCTTGATCCTAATAATCCCAGACTCGAAATTCCTGGAAAAGAGAAAATATTAGATAGTAGAATAGTTGAACCTAATATACAGAACGAATATATGAGTCAAATAAAAAGTAAGGGTATTGTGGATTTAACTGAAAGCATAAGCACTTCTGGCTTTTGGATCGTTGATAGAATTGTATTAAGGCCACTGGTTGCTGATAAATATGTTGTTGTTGAAGGCAACAGAAGAGTTGCAGCACTCAAAACCCTAAAGGAAAATCATGAAAAAGGAATCAAAACACTGGCTAAGCAGATAATTGGCGGCATAGAAAAATTTGAGGCATTGAAATACACGGGTAGTAATCCCGATATTGCCTGGATTATTCAAGGTTTTAGACATACGCCTGGTATCAAGTCTTGGGAACGGTACCCGAAAGCAAAATTTTTTGCAGATTTCGAAAAAGCGAGTAGTAAAGAGTTGCAAGATATTGCTTCACTTTTTGGAATAAAACCTGCTAAGGAACTTACACACTTGATTCGTTCATATTATGCATTTGAACAGGCAAAACAAGATGATGAATATGGTGATATGCTCACGCCAGACAAATTTGGGCATTTTGATGAAATAATTATGGTAAAAGAAGGATTGAAGATATGGTTAGGTTGGGATGATACATCCCGCAAATTTACTAAGACTGATAATTTGAGAAAGTATCTTTCTTGGGCAACATCTCAAGAAGACGTAAAACCAAGGATTGATATTTCTCCAACTACCCGAGACACATTAGCAAAGCTCGTACAGCCAGAATACAAAAAGCTGTTTGATAAGTTCAGTAATGGTGAACTTAATCTTATTCAATGTGCAAACGAACTCCATCAAGAAGAAACAAAAAGAATGCCAATTGATATCACAGATATTATCAAGCATTTACGTGATGCAGAACAAGTCATAAATACACTACCGATACCTAAATTACAGTCACCTAAATCGAAGGAAGAAAGACTCCAGAGAGTCAATCTTGTCGAGATATTAAGAAAGATGATTAACACATCACGCCTACAAATAAATAATCTCACAAGGAAATGA